From Demequina capsici, one genomic window encodes:
- the recF gene encoding DNA replication/repair protein RecF (All proteins in this family for which functions are known are DNA-binding proteins that assist the filamentation of RecA onto DNA for the initiation of recombination or recombinational repair.), with amino-acid sequence MRVTHLQLADFRSYGSLDLALAPGVTTFVGRNGQGKTNLVEAIRYLSTLSSHRVATDAPLLRFGSERAVIGARIEKNGRALSLEVTLAAGRPNTARLNRGQARPRDLLGVLRTVVFAPEDLALVKGDPAGRRQLMDELVVALQPAMAGDLSDYDRVLRQRGSMLKTAKNARGDLTMLDIWDEKLAELGGRIVAARRRAVAALAPHVSAAYTDVAPEGGRCQLAYATSLDAPAHRDAEPVEPLPEGAPADLIEARLLGRLRTLRQQEIDRGVNLAGPHRDDLDIILAGMPAKGYASHGESWSCALALRLGTYALLTAEGGPDDDPDGEPVLILDDVFAELDAGRRAALAHRLSSARQVLITAAVADDVPAELAAHPAGSATIRVAKDGLSAAVPDEVGLDGAAPGEDPQHG; translated from the coding sequence ATGCGCGTCACCCACCTCCAGCTGGCCGACTTCCGTTCCTACGGGAGCCTCGATCTGGCGCTCGCGCCTGGCGTCACGACATTCGTCGGCCGCAACGGGCAGGGGAAGACGAACCTGGTCGAGGCGATCCGGTATCTGTCCACCCTGTCCTCGCACAGGGTCGCGACCGATGCGCCGCTGCTGAGGTTCGGCTCCGAGCGGGCGGTGATCGGTGCGCGCATCGAGAAGAACGGTCGCGCGCTCTCGCTTGAGGTGACCCTCGCTGCCGGGCGCCCGAACACGGCCCGACTCAACCGAGGCCAGGCCCGCCCCCGCGATCTGCTCGGAGTGCTCCGCACGGTCGTCTTCGCGCCGGAGGATCTTGCGCTCGTGAAGGGAGATCCCGCCGGGCGCCGTCAGCTGATGGACGAGCTCGTCGTCGCGTTGCAGCCCGCCATGGCCGGCGACCTCTCGGACTACGATCGGGTGCTGCGTCAACGAGGATCCATGCTGAAGACCGCCAAGAACGCGCGCGGCGACCTGACGATGCTCGACATCTGGGACGAGAAGCTCGCCGAGCTGGGTGGACGGATCGTCGCGGCGCGACGACGAGCGGTCGCCGCGCTTGCGCCGCACGTGTCGGCTGCCTACACGGACGTCGCGCCAGAAGGTGGCCGATGCCAGCTCGCCTACGCCACCTCGCTGGACGCGCCCGCCCACCGCGACGCCGAACCGGTGGAGCCTCTGCCTGAAGGTGCACCTGCGGACCTCATCGAGGCACGCCTGCTGGGCAGGCTTCGTACGCTCCGGCAGCAGGAGATCGACCGCGGTGTCAACCTGGCGGGGCCCCACAGGGATGATCTCGACATCATCCTCGCTGGTATGCCAGCGAAAGGCTACGCGAGCCATGGCGAGAGCTGGTCCTGCGCGCTGGCTCTTCGTCTGGGAACCTATGCGCTGCTGACCGCCGAAGGCGGCCCGGATGACGATCCTGATGGCGAGCCCGTGCTGATCCTCGACGATGTCTTCGCCGAGCTCGACGCCGGTCGGCGTGCGGCGCTCGCCCACCGGCTCTCGTCTGCGCGTCAGGTGCTCATCACCGCAGCGGTCGCCGACGACGTGCCGGCCGAGCTGGCGGCGCACCCCGCCGGTTCGGCGACGATCCGCGTCGCCAAGGACGGACTCAGCGCGGCCGTGCCTGACGAGGTCGGTCTGGATGGCGCCGCTCCGGGGGAGGACCCGCAGCATGGCTGA
- a CDS encoding DUF721 domain-containing protein, whose amino-acid sequence MADDEVEPAADLEDAPLRSAQDIAREAMQRARESARERGARVGSPRAARRDRHLKREQTDRDALPYGKGRDPQPMSDAVAALMRRMGWAEQIEITSVTARWREVVGDQIADRCEPLGFEDGVLTVKASTTAWATQLTLMKGQLTHRLNEEFGRDLVKDLKVLGPTARSWTKGRRTVKGRGPRDTYG is encoded by the coding sequence ATGGCTGACGACGAGGTCGAACCCGCCGCCGATCTCGAGGATGCCCCGCTCCGGTCGGCTCAGGACATCGCGCGCGAGGCCATGCAGCGAGCACGCGAGTCCGCGCGCGAACGCGGTGCCCGGGTGGGCAGTCCACGGGCCGCCCGCCGCGACCGACACCTGAAGCGCGAGCAGACCGACCGGGACGCGCTCCCCTACGGCAAGGGTCGTGACCCGCAGCCGATGTCCGACGCGGTGGCGGCGCTCATGCGTCGCATGGGATGGGCGGAGCAGATCGAGATCACCTCGGTGACGGCGCGTTGGCGCGAGGTGGTCGGCGACCAGATCGCCGACCGCTGCGAGCCGCTCGGCTTCGAGGACGGAGTGCTCACGGTCAAGGCCTCGACCACCGCGTGGGCCACGCAGCTCACGCTCATGAAGGGCCAGCTGACCCATCGGCTCAACGAGGAGTTCGGGCGCGACCTGGTGAAGGACCTCAAGGTGCTGGGTCCGACGGCTCGCTCGTGGACCAAGGGCCGCCGCACCGTCAAGGGGCGCGGCCCCCGCGACACCTATGGGTGA
- a CDS encoding HSP90 family protein: MAAPERFQVDLAGVVDLLGRSLYSSPRVYLRELIQNAADAIRARTEVEHGFQGTVAITPADVGDGMLVIQDDGIGLTSQEARELLSTVGRSSKRDLFDLPRTDRLGRFGVGLLSAFMIGDEVQVRSRSLGGAPPCLWVGRSDGTFTVRELDGPDAAAVPVGSMVSVRPRADAAVLAASASVRTSATRFASHLPEALLLADPSGGWVSINETPGFLGDEVARRLYGEELLGAVPLAAIPITVAATGTRGTAYVLPTPPPPGTAAPALCHLGGMLVGSRVTGLLPDWAFFAALALDSTGLNPTASREALVDDDALTVTREGIGTALREWIRQTAIADPARLRVFAAVHGLALRQLALSDPELAGVLLPALVVPTSHGERRLGDLLASGEPLRYTPTVDEFRQVAPLSAELVINAGHAYDEAIMRLVDRLGLARTEPVDVIAIVDALERPPEEDAESARALARRAAATLVDREGVSVDVRVMPGGRMPAVFVQDSAMLRAADRRRARAEGDALWAQVLDAVDEAERRDGADHPTARLCLDWSNEAVRALARLEDDAVLARAIRLMLVTALLEGHHPVEGRDRQELTDAVSELVALSVGLSGFGVVRPEDFA, encoded by the coding sequence ATGGCGGCGCCCGAGCGGTTCCAGGTCGACCTCGCAGGGGTCGTGGATCTGCTCGGGCGTTCGCTGTACTCCAGCCCGCGCGTCTACCTGCGGGAGCTGATACAGAACGCGGCGGATGCGATCCGGGCGCGGACCGAGGTGGAGCACGGCTTCCAGGGCACCGTGGCGATCACGCCGGCAGACGTGGGTGACGGGATGCTCGTGATCCAGGACGACGGCATCGGCCTCACCTCGCAGGAGGCGCGCGAGCTGCTGTCCACCGTCGGCCGATCCTCCAAGCGGGATCTGTTCGACCTGCCCCGCACGGACAGGCTCGGCCGCTTCGGGGTGGGACTGCTCAGCGCCTTCATGATCGGCGACGAGGTGCAGGTCAGATCCCGTTCGCTGGGCGGCGCGCCGCCGTGCCTGTGGGTGGGCCGGTCTGACGGCACGTTCACCGTGCGCGAGCTGGACGGGCCGGACGCGGCCGCAGTGCCGGTGGGATCCATGGTGTCGGTGCGGCCCCGCGCGGACGCCGCCGTGCTGGCAGCCTCCGCCTCCGTCCGCACCTCCGCGACGCGCTTCGCGAGCCATCTTCCCGAGGCGCTGCTGCTCGCTGATCCGAGCGGCGGGTGGGTGAGCATCAACGAGACACCTGGATTCCTCGGTGACGAGGTGGCTCGCCGCCTGTATGGCGAAGAGCTGCTGGGAGCCGTGCCGCTCGCGGCGATCCCGATCACCGTTGCCGCGACGGGGACTCGCGGGACCGCCTATGTGCTCCCCACGCCTCCCCCGCCCGGAACCGCGGCCCCGGCCCTGTGCCACCTGGGCGGCATGCTCGTCGGCAGCAGAGTGACCGGCCTGCTGCCCGACTGGGCGTTCTTCGCGGCGCTCGCCCTCGACTCGACGGGGCTGAACCCCACCGCGAGCCGAGAGGCGCTTGTCGACGACGACGCGCTGACCGTCACCAGGGAGGGCATCGGCACAGCCCTGCGCGAATGGATCCGACAGACTGCGATCGCGGACCCCGCACGGCTGCGCGTGTTCGCTGCCGTCCACGGACTCGCGCTGCGGCAGCTCGCATTGTCCGACCCGGAGCTTGCCGGGGTGCTCCTGCCTGCGTTGGTGGTGCCGACCTCGCACGGCGAACGTCGGCTAGGCGACCTGCTCGCCTCGGGAGAGCCGTTGCGCTACACGCCGACAGTCGACGAGTTCAGGCAGGTCGCTCCCCTGAGCGCGGAGCTCGTGATCAACGCCGGGCACGCCTACGACGAGGCGATCATGCGGCTCGTCGACCGCTTGGGCCTCGCTCGCACCGAGCCTGTGGACGTCATCGCGATCGTCGACGCGCTCGAGCGGCCGCCCGAGGAGGACGCCGAGTCCGCGCGCGCGCTCGCGCGCCGCGCCGCCGCCACGCTCGTGGATCGCGAAGGCGTGAGCGTCGACGTGCGCGTGATGCCGGGTGGTCGCATGCCCGCAGTGTTCGTGCAGGACTCCGCGATGCTCCGCGCAGCGGATCGACGGCGCGCTCGCGCGGAGGGCGACGCGCTGTGGGCCCAGGTGCTCGATGCGGTGGATGAGGCCGAGCGGCGCGACGGCGCGGACCACCCCACCGCGCGGCTCTGCCTCGACTGGTCGAACGAGGCGGTGCGCGCGCTCGCACGGCTCGAGGACGACGCGGTGCTCGCGCGCGCGATCCGCCTGATGCTGGTCACTGCGCTGCTCGAGGGGCATCATCCTGTGGAAGGGCGCGACCGCCAGGAGCTCACCGACGCGGTGAGCGAGCTCGTCGCGTTGAGCGTCGGACTGTCCGGGTTCGGCGTGGTGAGACCGGAGGACTTCGCATGA
- the gyrB gene encoding DNA topoisomerase (ATP-hydrolyzing) subunit B yields MAEDDVKSGTSDYGASNITVLEGLEAVRKRPGMYIGSTGERGLHHLVYEVVDNSVDEALAGYCDTITVTLMADGGVRVTDNGRGIPVDVHPTEGKPTVEVVMTILHAGGKFGGGGYAVSGGLHGVGISVVNALSYKVETEVRRQGHVWRQSFADGGKPQGTLIQGEETDATGTTQTFWADPEIFETTVYDYETLRARFQQMAFLNKGLTIILTDERAEHIVAEDDEVADDEAAPTSRTVTYRYDGGLVDYVAHLNSTKKAEEVHPEIISLEAEDTEKKISLEMAMQWTTAYSESVFTYANTIATTEGGTHEEGFRAALTTLINKYAREKNLLKEKDDNLTGDDVREGLTAVISVKLGEPQFEGQTKTKLGNTEAKTFVQRMVGEQLTDWLDAHPNEAREIVRKSIQASAARMAARKAREATRRKGLLESGGMPGKLRDCSSKDPSISEIFLVEGDSAGGSAVRGRNPATQAILPLRGKVLNVERARLDRALGNAEIQALFTAFGSGIGDEFDIDKARYHKIVLMADADVDGQHIRTLLLTVLFRYMRPLIEAGYVYLAQPPLYRVKWSNAEHEYAFSDRERDAFVKAGLEAGRKLPKENGIQRYKGLGEMDYSELWETTMDPETRTLLQITMDDAALADETFSILMGEDVEARRSFIQRNAKDVRFLDI; encoded by the coding sequence GTGGCTGAAGACGACGTCAAGTCGGGCACGTCCGACTACGGCGCGAGCAACATCACCGTCCTGGAGGGCCTCGAGGCCGTCCGCAAGCGTCCGGGAATGTACATCGGTTCCACGGGCGAACGCGGTCTCCACCACCTCGTGTACGAGGTCGTGGACAACTCTGTGGACGAGGCGCTCGCCGGCTACTGCGACACCATCACCGTCACGCTCATGGCCGACGGCGGCGTGCGGGTCACGGACAACGGTCGAGGCATCCCGGTGGACGTCCACCCGACCGAGGGCAAGCCGACCGTCGAGGTCGTCATGACCATCCTCCACGCCGGCGGGAAGTTCGGCGGCGGCGGATACGCGGTGTCGGGTGGTCTGCACGGCGTCGGCATCTCGGTGGTCAACGCGCTCTCCTACAAGGTCGAGACCGAGGTGCGCCGCCAGGGTCATGTGTGGCGTCAGAGCTTCGCCGACGGCGGCAAGCCACAGGGCACCCTGATCCAGGGTGAGGAGACGGACGCGACCGGAACCACCCAGACCTTCTGGGCGGACCCGGAGATCTTCGAGACCACCGTCTATGACTACGAGACGCTCCGCGCCCGGTTCCAGCAGATGGCCTTCCTCAACAAGGGCCTCACCATCATCCTCACCGACGAGCGTGCCGAGCACATCGTGGCGGAGGACGACGAGGTCGCCGACGACGAGGCTGCACCCACCTCCCGCACCGTCACCTACCGCTACGACGGCGGCCTGGTCGACTATGTGGCCCACCTCAACTCGACCAAGAAGGCCGAGGAGGTGCACCCGGAGATCATCAGCCTCGAGGCCGAGGACACCGAGAAGAAGATCTCGCTCGAGATGGCCATGCAGTGGACCACCGCCTACTCCGAGTCCGTGTTCACGTACGCGAACACGATCGCGACGACTGAGGGCGGCACGCATGAGGAGGGCTTCCGCGCCGCGCTCACCACCCTCATCAACAAGTACGCACGTGAGAAGAACCTGCTCAAGGAGAAGGACGACAACCTCACCGGTGACGACGTCCGCGAGGGCCTGACCGCCGTCATCTCCGTCAAGCTCGGCGAGCCGCAGTTCGAGGGCCAGACCAAGACCAAGCTGGGCAACACCGAGGCCAAGACCTTCGTGCAGCGCATGGTCGGCGAGCAGCTCACTGACTGGCTCGACGCGCACCCGAACGAGGCGCGCGAGATCGTCCGCAAGTCGATCCAGGCGTCGGCCGCCCGCATGGCCGCTCGCAAGGCGCGCGAGGCGACCCGCCGCAAGGGCCTGCTCGAGTCGGGCGGCATGCCTGGCAAGCTGCGCGACTGCTCGTCGAAGGACCCGTCGATCTCCGAGATCTTCCTGGTCGAGGGCGACTCCGCAGGCGGGTCCGCCGTCCGCGGCCGCAACCCTGCGACCCAGGCGATCCTGCCGCTTCGGGGCAAGGTGCTCAACGTCGAGCGCGCCCGTCTGGACCGCGCACTCGGCAACGCCGAGATCCAGGCGCTGTTCACGGCTTTCGGCTCGGGCATCGGCGACGAGTTCGACATCGACAAGGCGCGCTATCACAAGATCGTGCTGATGGCCGATGCCGACGTCGACGGCCAGCACATCCGCACGCTGCTGCTCACGGTCCTGTTCCGCTACATGCGTCCGCTCATCGAGGCCGGGTACGTGTACCTGGCGCAGCCTCCCCTCTACCGCGTGAAGTGGTCGAACGCCGAGCACGAGTACGCCTTCAGCGACCGTGAGCGGGACGCGTTCGTCAAGGCGGGGCTCGAGGCCGGCCGCAAGCTCCCCAAGGAGAACGGCATCCAGCGCTACAAGGGTCTGGGCGAGATGGACTACTCGGAGCTGTGGGAGACCACGATGGACCCCGAGACCCGCACCCTCCTGCAGATCACCATGGACGACGCCGCCCTGGCGGACGAGACGTTCTCCATCCTCATGGGTGAGGACGTCGAGGCACGCCGCAGCTTCATCCAGCGCAACGCGAAGGACGTGAGGTTCCTTGACATCTGA
- the gyrA gene encoding DNA gyrase subunit A — MQQSYLDYAMSVIVGRALPDVRDGMKPVHRRVVYAMYDGGYRPDRAFSKCTRIIGEVMGNYHPHGDSAVYDTLVRMVQDWSLRYPLADGQGNFGSPGNDPAAAHRYTESRMAPIAMEMVRDIDKDTVDFQDNYDGRTQEPVVLPSRFPNLLVNGSAGIAVGMATNIPPHNLREVADGVQWYLDNPGATREELQEALIARIKGPDFPTGAMILGRKGIEEAYRTGRGSITMRSVVNVEEIQGRQCLVVTELPYQVNPDNLALKIAELVKDGKVTGIADIRDETSGRTGQRLVIVLKRDAVAKVVLNNLYKHTQLQENFGANMVALVDGVPRTLSVDQFVKHWVTHQIEVIQRRTAYRLREAEREAHIQRGYVKALDKLDEVIALIRRSPSADEARQGLIELLDVDEVQADAILNLQLRRLAALERQSIEERYAKLMEEIKELQIILGSEDRQRSIVSEELTEIVRKFGDERRTEVSPFDGSVDVEDLIAEEEMVVTITRGGYAKRTRSDQYRAQKRGGKGIRGASLRSDDTVDHFFVTTTHHWLLFFTNLGRVYRAKAYELPEGGRDAKGQHVANMLAFQPGEEIAQVMELKTYQDKPYLVLATKRGLVKKTDLEAYDSNRSGGLIAINLREVEGEDGETRPDELIAARLAGPEDDLMLVSRKGQSLRFHASDDELRSMGRATSGVKGMSFRDDDELLAMDVILAGTAEAAEDADVEVEVDEDAILGDGPYSFVVTAAGYAKRTSASAWSAKHRGGLGVKVATLTEERGDLVGAMLVEDTDEVLVIMESGKVMRSPVSEVPVKGKNTMGVIFAKPGKNDRIIGIARNVERNLGDDEADDEAGEGVVVEGAAVDTTSAATVAVEGAAAEAEAPGADSAE, encoded by the coding sequence ATGCAGCAGTCCTACCTGGACTACGCCATGTCCGTCATCGTCGGCCGTGCCCTTCCGGACGTCCGTGATGGCATGAAGCCCGTCCACCGTCGCGTGGTCTACGCGATGTACGACGGCGGCTACCGACCGGACCGCGCGTTCTCCAAGTGCACGCGCATCATCGGCGAGGTGATGGGCAACTATCACCCCCACGGTGACTCCGCGGTCTACGACACCTTGGTCCGCATGGTCCAGGACTGGTCGCTGCGGTACCCGCTGGCCGACGGCCAGGGCAACTTCGGCTCCCCCGGCAACGACCCTGCGGCCGCCCACCGATACACCGAGTCCCGCATGGCGCCGATCGCCATGGAGATGGTCCGGGACATCGACAAGGACACCGTCGACTTCCAGGACAACTACGACGGCCGCACGCAGGAGCCTGTGGTCCTGCCGTCCCGCTTCCCGAACCTGCTGGTCAACGGCTCGGCCGGCATCGCCGTCGGCATGGCGACTAACATCCCGCCGCACAACCTGCGCGAGGTCGCCGACGGCGTCCAGTGGTACCTGGACAACCCGGGCGCCACCCGCGAGGAGCTGCAGGAGGCGCTGATCGCGCGGATCAAGGGCCCGGACTTCCCCACGGGCGCGATGATCCTCGGACGCAAGGGCATCGAGGAGGCCTACCGCACCGGTCGCGGCTCCATCACGATGCGCTCCGTGGTCAACGTCGAGGAGATCCAGGGCCGCCAGTGCCTGGTGGTCACCGAGCTGCCGTACCAGGTCAACCCCGACAACCTCGCCCTGAAGATCGCCGAGCTGGTCAAGGACGGCAAGGTCACCGGCATCGCCGACATCCGTGACGAGACGTCCGGCCGCACCGGCCAGCGACTCGTGATCGTGCTCAAGCGCGACGCGGTCGCGAAGGTCGTGCTGAACAACCTGTACAAGCACACCCAGCTCCAGGAGAACTTCGGCGCCAACATGGTGGCGCTGGTGGACGGCGTACCGCGCACGCTCTCCGTCGACCAGTTCGTGAAGCACTGGGTCACGCACCAGATCGAGGTGATCCAGCGCCGCACCGCGTACCGTCTCCGCGAGGCCGAGCGCGAGGCGCACATCCAGCGCGGATACGTGAAGGCGCTCGACAAGCTGGACGAGGTCATCGCGCTCATCCGGCGCTCCCCGTCAGCCGACGAGGCGCGTCAGGGCCTGATCGAGCTGCTCGACGTGGACGAGGTCCAGGCCGATGCAATCCTCAACCTGCAGCTGCGCCGCCTTGCCGCCCTCGAGCGCCAGTCGATCGAGGAGCGCTACGCGAAGCTCATGGAGGAGATCAAGGAGCTGCAGATCATCCTCGGCTCCGAGGACCGTCAGCGTTCCATCGTCTCCGAGGAGCTCACCGAGATCGTCCGCAAGTTCGGCGACGAGCGACGCACCGAGGTGTCGCCGTTCGACGGCTCCGTGGACGTCGAGGATCTGATCGCCGAGGAGGAGATGGTCGTCACCATCACCCGCGGTGGCTACGCGAAGCGCACCCGCTCCGACCAGTACCGTGCGCAGAAGCGTGGTGGCAAGGGCATCCGAGGCGCCTCGCTGCGCTCGGACGACACCGTCGACCACTTCTTCGTCACGACGACGCATCACTGGCTGCTGTTCTTCACGAACCTGGGCCGCGTCTACCGCGCCAAGGCGTACGAGCTGCCGGAGGGCGGTCGCGACGCGAAGGGCCAGCACGTGGCGAACATGCTGGCGTTCCAGCCCGGCGAGGAGATCGCCCAGGTCATGGAGCTCAAGACGTACCAGGACAAGCCGTATCTGGTGCTCGCCACCAAGCGCGGCCTGGTCAAGAAGACCGACCTGGAGGCGTACGACTCCAACCGCAGCGGCGGACTCATCGCCATCAACCTGCGCGAGGTCGAGGGCGAGGACGGCGAGACGCGTCCGGACGAGCTGATCGCCGCGCGCCTGGCCGGCCCCGAGGACGACCTCATGCTGGTCAGCCGCAAGGGCCAGTCGCTGCGCTTCCACGCCTCCGACGACGAGCTCCGATCGATGGGCCGCGCCACGTCCGGCGTGAAGGGCATGTCCTTCCGCGACGACGACGAGCTGCTCGCCATGGACGTCATCCTCGCCGGCACGGCCGAGGCCGCGGAGGACGCCGACGTCGAGGTGGAGGTCGACGAGGACGCGATCCTCGGCGACGGTCCGTACTCGTTCGTCGTCACGGCCGCCGGCTACGCCAAGCGGACCTCTGCGTCCGCCTGGTCCGCGAAGCACCGTGGCGGATTGGGCGTGAAGGTCGCCACCCTCACCGAGGAGCGCGGCGACCTCGTGGGCGCCATGCTCGTCGAGGACACCGACGAGGTGCTCGTCATCATGGAGTCCGGCAAGGTCATGCGCTCGCCCGTGTCCGAGGTCCCCGTCAAGGGCAAGAACACGATGGGCGTCATCTTCGCCAAGCCCGGCAAGAACGACCGCATCATCGGCATCGCCCGCAACGTCGAGCGCAACCTCGGCGACGACGAGGCAGATGACGAGGCCGGCGAGGGCGTAGTCGTCGAGGGTGCAGCCGTCGACACCACGTCAGCCGCTACGGTTGCGGTCGAGGGTGCGGCTGCGGAGGCCGAGGCGCCCGGCGCCGACAGCGCGGAGTAG
- a CDS encoding glycoside hydrolase family 3 C-terminal domain-containing protein, translated as MPDPTTLTLEEKARLVFGADFWTTVGIEDKGVPSAMLTDGPHGLRKQMAGSDHLGINASVPATAFPTAATTGSSWNPALLERMGAALAAECRVQEVDVLLGPGINMKRSPLGGRNFEYFSEDPLLAGELGAAWINGLQALGVGASVKHFAANSQETDRMRISAELDERTLREIYLPAFERVVKKSQPATVMCSYNRINGVRASENHWLLTEVLRDEWGFEGYVVSDWGATWDPVAALKAGLDLTMPSTGEAGPATVVAAVKDGSLDEAVLDQAVQRILDVHARLRATRTEVTFAASAHHEIAREIAADSAVLLKNDGGLLPLAQDGGTIAVLGPFATAPRYQGAGSSHVNPTRLDEPLAAIAEATGRDVVHAPAYRFDGGKDDALLGVAVDAAAQADVVVLMLGLPDAVESEGWDREHMDLPQVQLDTLSAVAAANPRVVVVLSHGAVVSLEHVVGKAPAILDMWLAGQAGGSALAQILFGLAEPGGRLAETVPWRLEHTPAYVNWPGGDKVVRHGERVYIGYRWYDTTDRDVAFPFGHGLSYTTFAHELLGVDVPDPTIAAATVRVRVTNTGERAGSDVVQVYVGDPVAGVDRPVRELRAFQKVALAPGEATVVELALDDRAFAYWGTQGWTVEPGEYVVEVGRSSRDIVATQSIVLDVPPVVVPLDVDSNFGDWLAHPIGARVLEEFGKAAAAGDSAGMLADEEMAGMMLQMPMVKVADFVAPGRGEQTVRGMLEALERLA; from the coding sequence ATGCCCGATCCCACCACGCTCACGCTCGAGGAGAAGGCGCGCCTGGTGTTCGGCGCCGACTTCTGGACAACGGTCGGCATCGAGGACAAGGGTGTCCCGTCGGCCATGCTGACCGACGGTCCCCACGGGCTGCGCAAGCAGATGGCGGGCAGCGATCATCTGGGTATCAACGCGTCCGTCCCCGCCACCGCGTTCCCCACCGCAGCGACCACCGGGTCCTCGTGGAACCCGGCGCTGCTGGAACGCATGGGTGCGGCCCTGGCGGCCGAGTGCCGAGTCCAGGAGGTGGACGTCCTGCTCGGTCCTGGCATCAACATGAAGCGGTCGCCGCTGGGCGGGCGCAACTTCGAGTACTTCTCGGAGGATCCGCTCCTGGCGGGTGAGCTGGGAGCCGCATGGATCAACGGACTGCAGGCGCTCGGAGTCGGCGCCTCGGTGAAGCACTTCGCGGCGAACAGCCAGGAGACGGACCGGATGCGCATCAGCGCCGAGCTCGACGAGCGGACCCTGCGCGAGATCTACCTGCCGGCGTTCGAGCGCGTCGTCAAGAAGTCGCAGCCGGCGACCGTGATGTGCTCGTACAACCGCATCAACGGGGTGCGTGCCTCCGAGAACCATTGGCTGCTGACCGAGGTGCTGCGCGACGAGTGGGGTTTCGAGGGGTATGTCGTGTCCGACTGGGGTGCCACCTGGGACCCCGTCGCCGCGCTGAAGGCGGGCCTTGACCTCACCATGCCGAGCACGGGCGAGGCCGGTCCCGCGACGGTCGTCGCGGCAGTGAAGGACGGCAGCCTCGACGAGGCGGTGCTGGATCAGGCGGTCCAGCGCATCCTTGACGTGCACGCGCGGCTGCGCGCGACGCGGACCGAGGTGACGTTCGCCGCCTCGGCGCATCATGAGATCGCGCGCGAGATCGCCGCCGACTCCGCGGTGCTGCTCAAGAACGACGGAGGTCTGCTGCCGCTCGCGCAGGACGGCGGGACCATCGCGGTCCTCGGTCCGTTCGCGACCGCGCCCAGGTATCAGGGCGCAGGCTCGTCGCACGTCAACCCCACGCGGCTCGACGAGCCGCTCGCCGCCATCGCCGAGGCGACGGGTCGCGACGTGGTCCACGCCCCCGCCTATCGGTTCGACGGTGGGAAGGACGACGCCCTCCTCGGCGTCGCTGTCGACGCGGCGGCCCAGGCCGACGTGGTGGTCCTGATGCTGGGCCTGCCCGACGCGGTCGAGTCCGAGGGTTGGGACCGTGAGCACATGGACCTCCCTCAGGTGCAGCTGGACACGCTCTCGGCTGTGGCGGCGGCCAACCCTCGCGTGGTCGTCGTGCTGTCCCACGGCGCTGTCGTGTCGCTCGAGCATGTCGTGGGCAAGGCGCCCGCGATCCTCGACATGTGGCTCGCCGGACAGGCGGGTGGATCGGCGCTGGCCCAGATCCTGTTCGGGCTGGCGGAGCCGGGCGGTCGCCTCGCGGAGACCGTGCCGTGGCGTCTGGAGCACACGCCTGCGTACGTGAACTGGCCGGGCGGCGACAAGGTGGTGCGCCACGGCGAGCGCGTCTACATCGGCTACCGCTGGTACGACACCACGGACCGTGACGTCGCGTTCCCGTTCGGCCACGGGCTGTCCTACACGACCTTCGCGCACGAACTCCTGGGCGTCGATGTGCCTGACCCGACGATCGCGGCCGCCACGGTGCGGGTCCGGGTCACGAACACCGGGGAACGCGCCGGCTCCGACGTCGTCCAGGTGTATGTCGGCGACCCTGTCGCAGGCGTCGACCGCCCGGTCCGCGAGCTGCGCGCCTTCCAGAAGGTGGCGCTCGCTCCAGGCGAGGCCACCGTGGTCGAGCTCGCTCTCGATGACCGTGCCTTCGCCTACTGGGGCACGCAGGGCTGGACCGTGGAGCCCGGCGAGTACGTCGTCGAGGTGGGCCGCTCGTCGCGTGACATCGTCGCGACGCAGTCGATCGTCCTGGACGTGCCGCCGGTGGTCGTCCCCCTCGACGTCGACTCGAACTTCGGCGACTGGCTGGCGCACCCGATCGGCGCGAGGGTCCTCGAGGAGTTCGGCAAGGCTGCTGCCGCCGGCGACAGCGCGGGGATGCTGGCCGACGAGGAGATGGCGGGGATGATGCTGCAGATGCCGATGGTCAAGGTCGCGGACTTCGTCGCGCCCGGCCGGGGCGAGCAGACCGTGCGGGGCATGCTGGAGGCGCTCGAGCGGCTGGCATGA